The following DNA comes from Acidobacteriota bacterium.
TGACTTCGTCCAGAAGCTGGCCGACGCCGGGGCCATCCACCTCAAGCAGGTGGACCGGAGCCTGCTCGTGGAGTTGAAGGAGACGAGGGATCAGAAACGCTCGGCGGCCGAAAGCACGGCATCCGTGGCGCCCGAAAGCGCGCCCGAGAGCGCGCCCCCGGCCGAGGCCGAGGCCGCGCCTCGTGCGGCGGCCGAAGGTCAGCCTCACGGCGAGCCTGCGCACGGCGAGCCTGCGGAAGAAGGGCCGGTCGAACCGTCCCTCCCGGCCCCGGAGGCGATCCGGGCGCTCGAGGAAGCGTTGCGGGATTCCAGGTCCCGGCCGCACTGGCCGATGTACCTCCGCACCTTCAAGCAGATGATCCGGTCGCTGCAGCCCCCGTTCGACGAACACCAGTACGGGATCTCGAGCATCTACGACCTGGTGCGCCAGGCGCACCGGGACGGCCTGCTCCACGTCGAACGCAACCGGCAGGGGATCCTGCGCATCTTCCCCGGAGACCGCTTCCCCAAGACGGACGCCGAACCGGCGCCCGCGGCGGGGTTGCCCCTGGATGCGGAAGAGACGGAGAGCGCGGAGGAGACCGAACTCCTGGTGCGGCGCGATGCCGAGGCCTCTCCGGAGGAGCCGGGGGAGCCCGTTTCCACCCCGCCGGCCATAAAAGCCGAAGCCGAGCCCACGGCCGGCGAACCGGATGCCGGCGATCCGGAAGAGGACGGCTCGCCCGCGCCCGAAGCCGGCGAACCGGATGCCGGGGAAGCGGAAGCAACGGAACCTGAATCCGAAGCCGCGGCCGAAGATCCGAAGCCCAA
Coding sequences within:
- a CDS encoding NYN domain-containing protein gives rise to the protein MNNANEERLKIAVFIDFDNIAIGVKQSLGRNFDVGTVLEAIKEKGEVITKIAYGDWKRAEDFSRAMTQHAIQMVQRNLTPGGDKNGADIALALDALETAFTRAHINAFVIVGGDSDFIALVEKLKQYDKMVFVVGGRAFTSVILQKNCHEFIAYENLIGVQSGARRSSGRTQVSSSTSLQSALPLIRRALKILSDREVSPQLGLLKSTLLQLDSTFSERDYGVSSFRDFVQKLADAGAIHLKQVDRSLLVELKETRDQKRSAAESTASVAPESAPESAPPAEAEAAPRAAAEGQPHGEPAHGEPAEEGPVEPSLPAPEAIRALEEALRDSRSRPHWPMYLRTFKQMIRSLQPPFDEHQYGISSIYDLVRQAHRDGLLHVERNRQGILRIFPGDRFPKTDAEPAPAAGLPLDAEETESAEETELLVRRDAEASPEEPGEPVSTPPAIKAEAEPTAGEPDAGDPEEDGSPAPEAGEPDAGEAEATEPESEAAAEDPKPKPRTRRKTGTATTGRATRARTAAKKTTTPRKRKSAKDTKKEEGE